A section of the Rossellomorea marisflavi genome encodes:
- the ribF gene encoding bifunctional riboflavin kinase/FAD synthetase yields MKVITLHHPPSFDGLDLPPLVVALGYFDGVHRGHRQVITTAVEKAGELGASSAVMTFDPHPSVVLGHKRKHIKYITPMEDKIEQIEGLGVDYLFVVRFTSEFADLTPQEFVDLYLIGMNAIHVVAGFDYSYGRLGKGSMDSLPFHSRDHFGSTVVNKLTESDTKVSSTLIRHSLDEGAIAEVNKLLGRPYTMRGMVVHGEKRGRKIGFPTANIDLADDYLTPKVGVYAVKMKIKGRWYDGVCNIGYKPTFKNPDEYSLSIETHVFDFDSSIYGEEIYLQWHKWIRDEKKFNGIEELIAQIQKDKDSAIAYFKGI; encoded by the coding sequence GTGAAAGTGATAACGCTACATCATCCCCCATCGTTCGATGGACTGGACCTTCCGCCGCTCGTAGTGGCACTCGGTTATTTCGATGGGGTTCACCGGGGGCATCGACAGGTCATCACCACTGCCGTCGAGAAAGCAGGGGAGCTTGGGGCCTCAAGTGCAGTCATGACGTTCGATCCCCATCCCTCCGTGGTCCTTGGACATAAACGGAAGCATATAAAATACATTACTCCGATGGAAGACAAGATTGAGCAGATCGAGGGGTTGGGCGTGGATTATCTGTTTGTGGTCCGGTTCACATCCGAGTTCGCCGATCTCACCCCGCAGGAATTCGTGGACCTGTATCTGATCGGGATGAATGCCATCCACGTAGTGGCCGGATTCGATTATTCCTACGGCCGCCTCGGCAAGGGATCGATGGACAGCCTGCCATTCCATTCCCGGGATCATTTCGGTTCTACGGTAGTGAATAAGCTGACTGAATCCGATACGAAGGTAAGCTCGACCTTGATCCGCCATTCCCTTGATGAAGGAGCCATCGCTGAAGTGAATAAACTCCTTGGAAGGCCCTATACGATGAGGGGAATGGTCGTCCACGGGGAGAAGAGGGGACGGAAGATCGGGTTCCCCACGGCAAATATCGACCTGGCCGATGACTATCTTACACCAAAGGTGGGCGTGTATGCCGTCAAGATGAAGATCAAAGGCCGGTGGTATGACGGAGTATGCAACATCGGGTACAAACCGACGTTTAAAAATCCCGATGAATACAGTCTTTCGATTGAAACCCATGTGTTCGATTTCGACTCTTCCATATACGGGGAAGAAATTTATCTTCAGTGGCATAAGTGGATCAGGGATGAGAAGAAGTTCAATGGAATAGAAGAACTGATCGCCCAGATCCAGAAAGATAAGGACTCAGCCATTGCTTATTTTAAAGGAATTTGA
- the rpsO gene encoding 30S ribosomal protein S15 yields MAITKERKNELISEYKTHENDTGSPEVQIAVLTEEINNLNDHLRVHKKDHHSRRGLLKMVGHRRNLLSYLRKKDVQRYRELITKLGLRR; encoded by the coding sequence ATGGCTATCACTAAAGAGCGTAAAAACGAACTAATCAGTGAGTACAAAACACATGAGAACGATACTGGATCTCCAGAAGTTCAAATTGCTGTCCTAACAGAAGAAATTAACAACCTGAACGATCACTTGCGCGTTCACAAGAAGGACCACCACTCTCGTCGCGGTCTTCTTAAAATGGTAGGTCACCGTCGTAATCTTCTATCTTACCTACGTAAGAAAGATGTACAACGCTACCGTGAGTTAATCACAAAACTTGGTTTACGTCGATAA